In a single window of the Rhodamnia argentea isolate NSW1041297 chromosome 2, ASM2092103v1, whole genome shotgun sequence genome:
- the LOC115752715 gene encoding uncharacterized protein LOC115752715 isoform X1 — protein sequence MVHLPGMADSCRKGKVKFEVDDQVDQEQLAPSDKRPKLNFSPQSNLASGGVFGIPPEVYNPLDEPSPLGLRLKKSESFVELVQMKLSQEHTPKSSTSGNKAHKGVAADKLKASNFPASVLKIGTWEYRSRYEGDLVAKCYFAKHKLVWEVLDGALKNKIEIQWSDIVAIKADYSTEGNDNLYVVLARQPLFFRETNPQPRKHTLWQPTSDFTNGQASMHRRHFVECPQGLLGRHFEKLVQCDPRLHFLSQQPEIVVDSPYFDTKISLLDKNEPNLRGLNVEASSLFAMAHVTSPTASQLCPTKREQQDFVDTAPDHFLWATPSPNSVVDSRAVGEMGKAQNLHSQIEVPGLRCSMSVSDLVSHIGHCITERSAAGDPLFSAEELQSTDIMEDITRYLFSDSQVSATDEQAFLSRVNSLCSLLQKDDTTAGFMQTAKKDEDMDVQNDSTAPAREVAITEERGGAGAELKNESTHPMRRVMLRNDSVGELLLNLPRIASLPHILWEDSKNQSR from the exons ATGGTTCATCTTCCTGGAATGGCGGACTCGTGTCGGAAGGGGAAAGTTAAGTTCGAGGTCGACGACCAGGTCGATCAGGAACAGCTCGCCCCCTCCGACAAGAGACCGAAGCTCAACTTCTCTCCACAG AGTAATTTAGCTAGTGGCGGTGTATTCGGCATCCCTCCAGAAGTGTACAATCCACTGGATGAGCCTAGCCCACTGGGTTTGCGGCTTAAGAAAAGTGAATCCTTCGTGGAGTTGGTTCAAATGAAGCTTTCTCAAGAACACACGCCGAAATCATCCACTTCAGGCAATAAAGCTCACAAAGGAGTTGCTGCCGATAAGCTCAAGGCCTCCAATTTCCCTGCTTCAGTTCTCAAAATCGGCACGTGGGAG TATAGGTCAAGATATGAGGGTGACTTGGTGGCAAAATGTTACTTTGCAAAGCATAAGCTTGTTTGGGAAGTTCTTGATGGTGCTCTTAAGAATAAGATCGAAATTCAGTGGTCGGACATTGTGGCCATCAAGGCAGATTATTCTACCGAAGGAAACGATAACCTATACGTAGTG CTGGCAAGACAGCCTCTTTTCTTTAGGGAGACAAATCCACAACCTCGGAAGCATACATTGTGGCAGCCAACATCGGATTTTACCAACGGACAAGCGAGCATGCACAG GCGCCATTTTGTGGAGTGCCCGCAAGGACTACTTGGGAGGCACTTTGAAAAGCTCGTTCAATGTGATCCGCGTCTCCATTTTCTTAGTCAACAACCAGAGATAGTGGTGGATTCTCCATATTTTGATACCAAAATTTCTTTGTTGGACAAGAATGAACCGAACCTCCGAGGGCTAAATGTGGAAGCATCTTCCTTGTTTGCTATGGCTCATGTCACTTCGCCAACTGCAAGCCAATTGTGTCCAACAAAGAGAGAACAGCAGGATTTTGTTGATACAGCTCCTGATCATTTCTTGTGGGCCACACCTTCCCCCAACTCTG TGGTCGATAGCCGTGCTGTAGGAGAAATGGGGAAGGCACAGAATCTACACAGCCAGATAGAAGTACCTGGTCTCCGCTGCTCAATGTCGGTGAGTGACTTGGTCAGTCACATTGGGCATTGCATTACAGAACGGAGTGCAGCTGGGGATCCGCTCTTTTCTGCTGAGGAACTACAGAGCACGGATATTATGGAGGATATAACCAGATACTTATTCAGTGACTCGCAAGTTTCGGCCACAGATGAACAGGCTTTCTTGTCTAGGGTCAATTCCCTTTGCAGTCTTCTCCAGAAAGATGATACAACTGCAGGATTTATGCAAACCGCGAAAAAGGATGAGGACATGGATGTGCAAAATGACAGCACTGCTCCTGCACGTGAGGTTGCAATCACTGAGGAACGAGGTGGAGCGGGGGCTGAGCTGAAGAACGAGTCGACACATCCCATGAGACGGGTGATGCTGAGAAACGACTCTGTCGGTGAACTGCTGCTTAATCTTCCAAGAATAGCCTCTTTGCCTCATATACTGTGGGAGGATTCTAAAAACCAAAGTAGATAA
- the LOC115752715 gene encoding uncharacterized protein LOC115752715 isoform X2, with protein MVHLPGMADSCRKGKVKFEVDDQVDQEQLAPSDKRPKLNFSPQSNLASGGVFGIPPEVYNPLDEPSPLGLRLKKSESFVELVQMKLSQEHTPKSSTSGNKAHKGVAADKLKASNFPASVLKIGTWEYRSRYEGDLVAKCYFAKHKLVWEVLDGALKNKIEIQWSDIVAIKADYSTEGNDNLYVVLARQPLFFRETNPQPRKHTLWQPTSDFTNGQASMHRRHFVECPQGLLGRHFEKLVQCDPRLHFLSQQPEIVVDSPYFDTKISLLDKNEPNLRGLNVEASSLFAMAHVTSPTASQLCPTKREQQDFVVVDSRAVGEMGKAQNLHSQIEVPGLRCSMSVSDLVSHIGHCITERSAAGDPLFSAEELQSTDIMEDITRYLFSDSQVSATDEQAFLSRVNSLCSLLQKDDTTAGFMQTAKKDEDMDVQNDSTAPAREVAITEERGGAGAELKNESTHPMRRVMLRNDSVGELLLNLPRIASLPHILWEDSKNQSR; from the exons ATGGTTCATCTTCCTGGAATGGCGGACTCGTGTCGGAAGGGGAAAGTTAAGTTCGAGGTCGACGACCAGGTCGATCAGGAACAGCTCGCCCCCTCCGACAAGAGACCGAAGCTCAACTTCTCTCCACAG AGTAATTTAGCTAGTGGCGGTGTATTCGGCATCCCTCCAGAAGTGTACAATCCACTGGATGAGCCTAGCCCACTGGGTTTGCGGCTTAAGAAAAGTGAATCCTTCGTGGAGTTGGTTCAAATGAAGCTTTCTCAAGAACACACGCCGAAATCATCCACTTCAGGCAATAAAGCTCACAAAGGAGTTGCTGCCGATAAGCTCAAGGCCTCCAATTTCCCTGCTTCAGTTCTCAAAATCGGCACGTGGGAG TATAGGTCAAGATATGAGGGTGACTTGGTGGCAAAATGTTACTTTGCAAAGCATAAGCTTGTTTGGGAAGTTCTTGATGGTGCTCTTAAGAATAAGATCGAAATTCAGTGGTCGGACATTGTGGCCATCAAGGCAGATTATTCTACCGAAGGAAACGATAACCTATACGTAGTG CTGGCAAGACAGCCTCTTTTCTTTAGGGAGACAAATCCACAACCTCGGAAGCATACATTGTGGCAGCCAACATCGGATTTTACCAACGGACAAGCGAGCATGCACAG GCGCCATTTTGTGGAGTGCCCGCAAGGACTACTTGGGAGGCACTTTGAAAAGCTCGTTCAATGTGATCCGCGTCTCCATTTTCTTAGTCAACAACCAGAGATAGTGGTGGATTCTCCATATTTTGATACCAAAATTTCTTTGTTGGACAAGAATGAACCGAACCTCCGAGGGCTAAATGTGGAAGCATCTTCCTTGTTTGCTATGGCTCATGTCACTTCGCCAACTGCAAGCCAATTGTGTCCAACAAAGAGAGAACAGCAGGATTTTGTTG TGGTCGATAGCCGTGCTGTAGGAGAAATGGGGAAGGCACAGAATCTACACAGCCAGATAGAAGTACCTGGTCTCCGCTGCTCAATGTCGGTGAGTGACTTGGTCAGTCACATTGGGCATTGCATTACAGAACGGAGTGCAGCTGGGGATCCGCTCTTTTCTGCTGAGGAACTACAGAGCACGGATATTATGGAGGATATAACCAGATACTTATTCAGTGACTCGCAAGTTTCGGCCACAGATGAACAGGCTTTCTTGTCTAGGGTCAATTCCCTTTGCAGTCTTCTCCAGAAAGATGATACAACTGCAGGATTTATGCAAACCGCGAAAAAGGATGAGGACATGGATGTGCAAAATGACAGCACTGCTCCTGCACGTGAGGTTGCAATCACTGAGGAACGAGGTGGAGCGGGGGCTGAGCTGAAGAACGAGTCGACACATCCCATGAGACGGGTGATGCTGAGAAACGACTCTGTCGGTGAACTGCTGCTTAATCTTCCAAGAATAGCCTCTTTGCCTCATATACTGTGGGAGGATTCTAAAAACCAAAGTAGATAA
- the LOC115752724 gene encoding protein HEADING DATE REPRESSOR 1-like codes for MVQGDRPDGNGATVDGNLPGFSPAASSPPIFWKSRKRSVSGKLLNEVADAADKLPNKQEDGPTDENMQDSTQMPPLSERRKALFEPLEPVGSAKGRHPSNESLLPPPDFDAASYPRGWLIGKRRKLVNVDVVESMRRIAVQEMNRKDKEIDGLNEQLEEDARCLEHLQIQLLDEKSKRSEVERENKMLHDQVSMLMNMLDENESLEDVPDEP; via the exons ATGGTACAGGGAGACAGACCGGATGGTAACGGCGCTACCGTCGATGGGAATCTACCAGGTTTCTCTCCGGCGGCTTCGAGCCCACCGATTTTCTGGAAATCTCGCAAGAGATCAG TTAGTGGAAAGTTGTTGAACGAGGTAGCAGATGCTGCTGATAAACTTCCCAACAAGCAGGAAGATGGGCCGACAGATGAGAATATGCAAGACTCGACGCAGATGCCTCCACTATCCGAGCGTCGAAAGGCTCTGTTTGAGCCGTTGGAGCCTGTGGGTAGTGCCAAGGGCCGACATCCATCAAATGAATCTTTGCTGCCACCACCCGACTTCGATGCTGCGAGCTATCCACGAGGCTGGCTGATCGGGAAAAGGCGAAAGCTTGTGAATGTCGACGTGGTTGAATCCATGAGAAGGATTGCCGTTCAAGAGATGAACAGAAAG GACAAGGAAATCGATGGCCTGAATGAGCAGTTGGAGGAGGATGCACGGTGTCTCGAGCATCTGCAAATTCAGCTACTTGATGAAAAGAGCAAGCGTTCCGAGGTCGAGAGAGAGAATAAGATGCTGCACGACCAAGTATCGATGCTGATGAACATGTTGGATGAAAATGAATCGCTGGAAGATGTACCAGATGAGCCTTAG